The Lactuca sativa cultivar Salinas chromosome 2, Lsat_Salinas_v11, whole genome shotgun sequence genome includes a window with the following:
- the LOC111909703 gene encoding probable histone H2B.1, translating into MAPKAEKKPAEKKPAEEKKAAVAEKAPAEKKPKAGKKLPKEAGAGAADKKKKRSKKNVETYKIYIFKVLKQVHPDIGISSKAMGIMNSFINDIFEKLASESSKLARYNKKPTITSREIQTAVRLVLPGELAKHAVSEGTKAVTKFTSS; encoded by the coding sequence ATGGCGCCAAAAGCAGAGAAGAAGCCAGCTGAGAAGAAGCCTGCGGAAGAGAAGAAAGCCGCCGTTGCTGAAAAAGCCCCTGCCGAGAAAAAACCAAAGGCCGGAAAGAAGCTTCCCAAGGAAGCTGGCGCCGGTGCCGCcgataagaagaagaagagaagcaaGAAGAATGTGGAGACATACAAGATCTACATCTTTAAGGTGTTGAAGCAGGTCCATCCTGACATCGGGATCTCGTCCAAGGCTATGGGGATTATGAATTCGTTCATTAATGACATCTTCGAGAAGCTTGCTTCAGAATCATCGAAGCTTGCGAGGTACAACAAGAAGCCGACGATTACGTCGAGGGAAATTCAGACAGCGGTCAGGTTGGTTTTGCCCGGGGAGTTGGCAAAACATGCTGTCTCAGAAGGGACAAAGGCAGTTACCAAATTTACTAGCTCTTAG
- the LOC111909660 gene encoding uncharacterized protein LOC111909660 gives MYGSHAGRGIWDINRCDEYMRMSETVTRDAVIKFVEGVIACFGEKYLRRPNEVDLARLLHVWEERGFPGMIGIIDCMHWTWKNCPTAWAGQYAGTCNDINVLHRYPIFNDVLAGRAPNVSYVVNDWENNMAYYITDGIYPSWAAFVKSITSPQLRKHKLFAEHQVAARKDVKRAFGVLQARFAFLRHPCLLWDKDMMRKIMIACIIIHNMIVEDERCIYLHYYDPSEFLNDRPTNHKRRTYIEDDDQNLEYSTQRIADLSSYMTNRAQLRNREAHNILKNNLIEHI, from the exons ATGTACGGTAGCCATGCAGGTCGTGGCATATGGGACATCAACAGATGCGATGAATATATGAGAATGAGTGAAACTGTAACAAGGGATGCTGTAATAAAGTTCGTAGAAGGTGTCATTGCATGTTTCGGTGAAAAGTATCTTAGAAGACCAAATGAAGTTGATTTGGCAAGACTACTTCATGTGTGGGAGGAACGTGGGTTTCCAGGTATGATAGGCATCATTGATTGTATGCACTGGACATGGAAAAATTGTCCTACTGCTTGGGCTGGACAATATGCAG GTACGTGCAATGACATTAACGTTCTCCATCGGTATCCTATTTTTAATGATGTCTTAGCAGGCCGGGCACCAAATGTGAGTTATGTCGTGAATGATTGGGAAAATAATATGGCATATTATATCACTGATGGAATATATCCCTCATGGGCTGCTTTTGTCAAGTCAATAACTTCCCCTCAACTTCGAAAACACAAGTTGTTTGCTGAACATCAAGTGGCCGCTAGAAAAGATGTTAAACGAGCATTTGGAGTTCTACAAGCTCGTTTTGCATTTCTTCGACACCCATGTCTTTTGTGGGACAAGGATATGATGAGGAAAATTATGATTGCATGTATTATCATTCATAATATGATTGTAGAGGATGAACGTTGCATATACCTTCACTATTATGATCCATCCGAATTTCTAAATGACAGGCCTACAAACCATAAACGAAGAACCTATATTGAAGACGATGATCAAAATTTAGAATATTCCACTCAACGAATTGCAGACCTATCCAGTTATATGACCAATAGGGCACAACTTCGCaatagagaagctcataacattCTGAAAAACAATTTGATTGAGCATATATGA
- the LOC111909702 gene encoding glycine cleavage system H protein 2, mitochondrial — protein sequence MASRLWASKAASYLKISTFNRGFASVVKDLKYAESHEWVKVEGKSCTIGITDHAQDHLGDVVYVELPEVGAAVTQGGSFGAVESVKATSDINSPVSGKVVEVNEQLTGEPGLVNGSPYENGWIIKVEISDTNEVNSLMDSEQYSKFCEEEDKH from the exons ATGGCATCGAGATTATGGGCATCAAAAGCTGCTTCATACCTCAAGATCTCCACATTCAACAGAGGTTTCGCTTCTG TTGTTAAGGATTTGAAGTACGCCGAGTCTCATGAATGGGTGAAGGTGGAGGGTAAATCTTGCACCATCGGTATCACGGACCATGCCCAGGATCACTTAGGAGACGTGGTGTATGTTGAGTTGCCGGAGGTTGGCGCCGCCGTGACTCAGGGCGGCAGTTTTGGTGCTGTTGAGAGTGTCAAAGCCACTAGTGATATTAACTCCCCTGTTTCCGGCAAGGTTGTTGAAGTAAATGAACAACTCACTGGTGAACCCGGTTTG GTGAATGGAAGTCCGTATGAGAATGGATGGATTATAAAAGTGGAGATAAGTGACACCAATGAAGTGAACTCTTTAATGGACTCTGAACAGTATTCAAAGTTctgtgaagaagaagataaacacTAG
- the LOC111909701 gene encoding chaperonin 60 subunit alpha 2, chloroplastic isoform X2, whose product MSSSLLSPPPLFTHPQGSGKQSFCGVLWRRKQVLTKRMVVVKAGAKRVSFDKKCREGLVAGIDKLADAVSVTLGPKGRNVVLSESGTLKVINDGVTIAKAIELPDSIENAGAVLIQEVATKTNDLAGDGTTTAIVLAREMIKSGLLAVAFGANPISLKKGMEKTVKELIKVLKKKSIPVSKRDDIKAIASISAGNDEFIGNLIAEAIDKIGHDGIISIESSSSSETSVIVEEGMKIDKGYMSPHFVTNQNNLSVEFENAKVLITDQKISSVKEIVPLLEKCTQLSVPLLIFAEDISISVLETLIVNKNQGLLRVAVVKCPGVGERKKALLQDIALMTGADFLSGDLGLSLEYATSDQLGIAQKVTITSNYTTIVADSSMKAEIKARISQIKKDLSETDSSYLSKKLSERIAKLSGGVAIIKVGAHTEMELEDRKLRIEDAKNATYAAMDEGIVPGGGATYIHLLEEIPSIKKLMEDPDEESGVNIIASALQAPSKLIAANAGVDGDVVVEKMKKLEWEFGYNAMTDTYEDLVVAGVIDPCRVSRCALQNAVSIAAIILTTQAILVEKIKEKKPPVPLLPGIHP is encoded by the exons ATGTCTTCATCTCTCTTATCTCCTCCTCCGCTGTTCACCCATCCG CAAGGGTCTGGAAAACAAAGCTTTTGTGGAGTATTATGGAGAAGGAAGCAGGTTTTAACAAAGAGAATGGTAGTGGTTAAAGCAGGAGCAAAACGAGTTTCTTTCGATAAAAAATGCAGAGAAGGTTTAGTTGCTGGTATAGATAAACTCGCTGATGCTGTTTCTGTCACTTTAGGACCAAAAG GCCGAAATGTTGTTCTTTCTGAATCTGGAACACTCAAAGTTATCAACGATGGTGTCACCATTGCTAAAGCCATAGAGCTTCCTGATTCAATTGAAAACGCAGGAGCAGTGCTTATCCAAGAG GTTGCAACTAAAACAAATGATTTAGCTGGTGATGGAACCACCACTGCAATTGTTCTTGCAAGAGAAATGATCAAATCTGGATTATTGGCTGTAGCTTTTGGAGCAAATCCCATTTCTTTAAAGAAAGGAATGGAGAAGACTGTAAAAGAATTGATCAAAGTTTTGAAAAAGAAATCGATTCcagtcagcaaaagagatgatatCAAAG CCATAGCTTCCATCTCTGCTGGAAATGATGAATTTATTGGAAACTTAATTGCTGAAGCCATTGATAAAATCGGTCATGATGGAATAATCTCCATTGAATCTTCTTCATCAAGTGAAACTTCAGTGATTGTTGAAGAAGGAATGAAG ATCGACAAAGGATACATGTCTCCTCATTTTGTCACAAATCAGAACAATTTATCTGTGGAATTTGAAAATGCTAAAGTCCTGATAACAGATCAAAAGATATCATCTGTGAAAGAAATTGTCCCATTGCTAGAAAAGTGTACTCAATTAAGTGTCCCTTTGCTCATTTTTGCTGAAGATATCTCAATCTCAgttcttgaaaccctaattgttaaCAAAAATCAAGGTTTACTTAGGGTTGCTGTTGTGAAATGTCCTGGTGTTGGGGAACGAAAGAAAGCTTTACTTCAAGATATTGCCCTCATGACAG GAGCTGATTTTTTATCTGGAGATTTGGGTTTATCTCTAGAATATGCAACCTCTGATCAGCTTGGAATTGCACAAAAAGTAACTATAACAAGTAATTACACAACTATTGTAGCTGATTCATCCATGAAAGCTGAAATCAAAGCAAGAATTTCACAAATAAAGAAAGATCTTTCAGAAACAGATAGTTCTTATCTCTCTAAAAAGCTCAGTGAACGAATTGCAAAACTCTCTGGTGGTGTTGCCATTATCAAG GTAGGGGCCCACACTGAGATGGAATTAGAAGATCGAAAGCTAAGAATTGAGGATGCAAAAAATGCCACGTATGCAGCCATGGATGAGGGTATTGTGCCAGGTGGTGGGGCCACATATATTCATCTTCTGGAGGAAATTCCCTCCATTAAAAAGTTAATGGAAGATCCAGATGAAGAAAGTGGTGTCAACATCATAGCATCC GCGTTGCAAGCTCCTTCAAAACTGATAGCAGCAAATGCAGGGGTGGATGGTGATGTGGTGGTTGAGAAGATGAAGAAACTTGAATGGGAATTTGGGTATAATGCAATGACAGATACATATGAAGATCTTGTTGTAGCAGGAGTCATTGACCCTTGTAGGGTTTCAAGGTGTGCCCTTCAAAATGCAGTTTCAATTGCTGCTATCATTCTCACTACCCAAGCCATTTTAGTTgagaaaataaaagagaaaaaaccACCCGTACCTCTTCTTCCTGGAATACATCCTTGA
- the LOC111909701 gene encoding chaperonin 60 subunit alpha 2, chloroplastic isoform X1 — MSSSLLSPPPLFTHPVSCSLHQGSGKQSFCGVLWRRKQVLTKRMVVVKAGAKRVSFDKKCREGLVAGIDKLADAVSVTLGPKGRNVVLSESGTLKVINDGVTIAKAIELPDSIENAGAVLIQEVATKTNDLAGDGTTTAIVLAREMIKSGLLAVAFGANPISLKKGMEKTVKELIKVLKKKSIPVSKRDDIKAIASISAGNDEFIGNLIAEAIDKIGHDGIISIESSSSSETSVIVEEGMKIDKGYMSPHFVTNQNNLSVEFENAKVLITDQKISSVKEIVPLLEKCTQLSVPLLIFAEDISISVLETLIVNKNQGLLRVAVVKCPGVGERKKALLQDIALMTGADFLSGDLGLSLEYATSDQLGIAQKVTITSNYTTIVADSSMKAEIKARISQIKKDLSETDSSYLSKKLSERIAKLSGGVAIIKVGAHTEMELEDRKLRIEDAKNATYAAMDEGIVPGGGATYIHLLEEIPSIKKLMEDPDEESGVNIIASALQAPSKLIAANAGVDGDVVVEKMKKLEWEFGYNAMTDTYEDLVVAGVIDPCRVSRCALQNAVSIAAIILTTQAILVEKIKEKKPPVPLLPGIHP, encoded by the exons ATGTCTTCATCTCTCTTATCTCCTCCTCCGCTGTTCACCCATCCGGTATCTTGTTCGCTCCAT CAAGGGTCTGGAAAACAAAGCTTTTGTGGAGTATTATGGAGAAGGAAGCAGGTTTTAACAAAGAGAATGGTAGTGGTTAAAGCAGGAGCAAAACGAGTTTCTTTCGATAAAAAATGCAGAGAAGGTTTAGTTGCTGGTATAGATAAACTCGCTGATGCTGTTTCTGTCACTTTAGGACCAAAAG GCCGAAATGTTGTTCTTTCTGAATCTGGAACACTCAAAGTTATCAACGATGGTGTCACCATTGCTAAAGCCATAGAGCTTCCTGATTCAATTGAAAACGCAGGAGCAGTGCTTATCCAAGAG GTTGCAACTAAAACAAATGATTTAGCTGGTGATGGAACCACCACTGCAATTGTTCTTGCAAGAGAAATGATCAAATCTGGATTATTGGCTGTAGCTTTTGGAGCAAATCCCATTTCTTTAAAGAAAGGAATGGAGAAGACTGTAAAAGAATTGATCAAAGTTTTGAAAAAGAAATCGATTCcagtcagcaaaagagatgatatCAAAG CCATAGCTTCCATCTCTGCTGGAAATGATGAATTTATTGGAAACTTAATTGCTGAAGCCATTGATAAAATCGGTCATGATGGAATAATCTCCATTGAATCTTCTTCATCAAGTGAAACTTCAGTGATTGTTGAAGAAGGAATGAAG ATCGACAAAGGATACATGTCTCCTCATTTTGTCACAAATCAGAACAATTTATCTGTGGAATTTGAAAATGCTAAAGTCCTGATAACAGATCAAAAGATATCATCTGTGAAAGAAATTGTCCCATTGCTAGAAAAGTGTACTCAATTAAGTGTCCCTTTGCTCATTTTTGCTGAAGATATCTCAATCTCAgttcttgaaaccctaattgttaaCAAAAATCAAGGTTTACTTAGGGTTGCTGTTGTGAAATGTCCTGGTGTTGGGGAACGAAAGAAAGCTTTACTTCAAGATATTGCCCTCATGACAG GAGCTGATTTTTTATCTGGAGATTTGGGTTTATCTCTAGAATATGCAACCTCTGATCAGCTTGGAATTGCACAAAAAGTAACTATAACAAGTAATTACACAACTATTGTAGCTGATTCATCCATGAAAGCTGAAATCAAAGCAAGAATTTCACAAATAAAGAAAGATCTTTCAGAAACAGATAGTTCTTATCTCTCTAAAAAGCTCAGTGAACGAATTGCAAAACTCTCTGGTGGTGTTGCCATTATCAAG GTAGGGGCCCACACTGAGATGGAATTAGAAGATCGAAAGCTAAGAATTGAGGATGCAAAAAATGCCACGTATGCAGCCATGGATGAGGGTATTGTGCCAGGTGGTGGGGCCACATATATTCATCTTCTGGAGGAAATTCCCTCCATTAAAAAGTTAATGGAAGATCCAGATGAAGAAAGTGGTGTCAACATCATAGCATCC GCGTTGCAAGCTCCTTCAAAACTGATAGCAGCAAATGCAGGGGTGGATGGTGATGTGGTGGTTGAGAAGATGAAGAAACTTGAATGGGAATTTGGGTATAATGCAATGACAGATACATATGAAGATCTTGTTGTAGCAGGAGTCATTGACCCTTGTAGGGTTTCAAGGTGTGCCCTTCAAAATGCAGTTTCAATTGCTGCTATCATTCTCACTACCCAAGCCATTTTAGTTgagaaaataaaagagaaaaaaccACCCGTACCTCTTCTTCCTGGAATACATCCTTGA